One Tubulanus polymorphus chromosome 5, tnTubPoly1.2, whole genome shotgun sequence DNA segment encodes these proteins:
- the LOC141905738 gene encoding putative protein phosphatase 2C T23F11.1 codes for MGQTLSEPVTAKETSSCSNHLVKVGSSCMQGWRMNMEDAHTNLLSLPGDKDACFFGVFDGHGGAKVAQYAGDNLHQKIINHPAYSQGQIHEAIKEGFLSLDEDMLKDDSMKDELAGTTSVTVLLKDGLLYCGNVGDSRAVISVRGRSEALSQDHKPSNELETKRIIAAGGWVEFNRVNGNLALSRALGDFMFKKNEKKPAEEQIVTAFPDVTNRDLSPDVEFLVLACDGIWDVLTNQEVVDFVRVRVAQRMEPEFICEELMTKCLAPDCQAGGLGCDNMTVVLVCFLQGGTYDDLAERCSNPSVLGPILEFQQASSAAAAAAVEPQSVDETRAG; via the exons atGGGTCAGACTTTATCGGAACCAGTGACGGCGAAGGAAACTTCGAGTTGTTCAAATCATTTAGTGAAAGTTGGTTCATCGTGTATGCAGGGTTGGAGAATGA ATATGGAAGATGCTCATACTAATCTACTATCATTACCCGGTGATAAAGATGCTTGTTTCTTTGGAGTATTCGATGGCCACGGAG GTGCTAAAGTAGCTCAGTACGCCGGCGATAActtacatcagaaaatcatcaaCCATCCCGCATACA GTCAAGGTCAGATACATGAAGCAATAAAAGAAGGTTTTCTATCATTGGATGAAGACATGTTAAAAG aCGATAGTATGAAAGATGAACTCGCAGGAACCACATCAGTAACAGTGTTATTGAAAGATGGATTACTATACTGT GGAAATGTTGGTGATTCACGTGCGGTAATCAGTGTCAGAGGACGATCAGAAGCTTTATCTCAGGATCATAAACCGAgcaatgaattagaaactaAGCGTATAATAGCTGCTGGAGGATGGGTCGAGTTTAATAGAGTTAATG GTAACCTAGCTTTATCACGGGCTCTCGGAGATTTCATGTTCaagaaaaatgagaaaaaaccaGCAGAAGAACAGATAGTAACGG cTTTTCCCGATGTAACGAATAGAGATCTAAGTCCTGATGTTGAGTTTCTTGTTTTGGCCTGCGACGGTATTTGGGATGTTCTAACGAATCAAGAAGTGGTCGATTTTGTGCGAGTTCGAGTGGCTCAACGTATGGAACCTGAATTT ATTTGTGAAGAACTGATGACTAAATGTCTTGCTCCTGATTGTCAGGCCGGTGGTCTAGGATGTGATAATATGACGGTTGTGTTAGTGTGTTTCTTACAGGGCGGTACGTACGACGATCTCGCTGAACGCTGCTCGAACCCGTCGGTGTTAGGACCGATCCTAGAATTCCAGCAAGCTtcatctgctgctgctgccgctgccgtGGAGCCGCAATCAGTCGATGAGACCAGAGCCGGATAG
- the LOC141905424 gene encoding uncharacterized protein LOC141905424 isoform X3: MNLGEVKILYKKGLCLLLLITAVKMDDQCRHLDLNLPKQLYCNERGINYCIDCDLLKYLRNPYDPTLRFNDHCKTSYPVDPTVRPQNVRQCMSEDIRDLSKVPACSSLVSEIPIGGSIEYGWMSIGPLITLSRFNGWNISVGEGPNVPPWKVHEIEKQTVGRTHNFSGQSVLFRNWDGRTQALSCSDELLTWNETINGTDQPPPVIPISTVPTSEITVGVIAGVALIVIIVVYCVRKKYLSSTPSDSPEEVPLSVSNGDKQVVVNGSGPPSNHGESVLTANGTGPPPVDQRDIKITVDEDSTPTNDNYAQNNNAIETTSSAYNRNVNRGIFEDFGRYKPSIGNITCAVNACDLGHYILGELEKQAFVIKYDESMARPALIDERLFEFMKRDVTLWKIFFSVWLDLIGEDTPQNCISMIEKYNKSELVKSLSFLHRRHPDVVKVFHILEFSKHFTVCPVFCILYKDDGHISQCNACSQIFNEHCANCKLCTNGWYAQHKSSSPSSSGLTVDIPGSSTSNTECDV, from the exons ATGAACCTTGGAgaagtgaaaatattgtacAAAAAAGGCCTTTGCCTATTGCTTTTGATAACTGCGGTGAAAATGGACGATCAGTGTCGACATCTTGATCTAAATTTACCCAAACA ATTGTACTGTAATGAACGAGGTATAAATTACTGCATCGACTGTGATTTGCTGAAGTATTTGAGAAACCCGTATGATCCAACGTTAAGATTTAATGATCATTGTAAGACCTCGTACCCTGTTGATCCCACTGTACGGCCGCAGAATGTACGTCAGTGTATGTCGGAGGATATACGAGATCTTTCAAAAGTTCCAG CCTGTTCGTCATTGGTATCAGAGATTCCAATAGGTGGCAGTATCGAGTACGGATGGATGTCTATCGGGCCGCTGATTACTCTGAGTAGATTCAACGGATGGAATATTAGTGTAGGCGAGGGCCCCAATGTTCCTCCGTGGAAGGtacatgaaattgaaaaacagACAGTCGGACGTACTCATAATTTCAGCGGCCAATCAGTTCTATTCAG AAATTGGGACGGCCGGACACAGGCGTTATCCTGCTCAGATGAACTGTTGACTTGGAATGAGACGATAAATGGTACCGATCAACCTCCACCTGTGATTCCTATTAGTACTGTACCTACCTCAG AAATTACAGTAGGTGTGATTGCAGGAGTAGCATTGATAGTTATAATTGTTGTGTACTGTGTtaggaaaaaatatttatcttctACTCCATCGGATAGTCCCGAAGAAG TTCCCTTAAGTGTTAGTAATGGTGATAAACAAGTTG TAGTTAATGGAAGCGGCCCACCATCGAATCATGGGGAATCAGTGTTGACAGCTAATGGCACCGGCCCACCACCTGTCGATCAGCGTGATATAAAGATTACAGTTGACGAAGATTCTACACCTACGAATGATAACT ACGCTCAAAATAATAACGCGATAGAAACGACGTCATCAG CTTATAATCGCAATGTCAATCGTGGTATATTTGAAGACTTTGGTAGATATAAACCTAGTATTG GTAATATCACATGTGCAGTGAATGCCTGTGACCTGGGGCACTATATACTCGGTGAGCTAGAAAAACAAGCATTTGTGATTAAGTATGATGAAAGTATGGCACGACCGGCACTTATCGATGAAAGGTTGTTTGAATTCATGAAGCGTGACGTGACTCTTTGGAAGATTTTCTTCAGTGTTTGGCTGGATTTGATTGGAGAAGATACTCCACAAAATTGCATTTCTATGATTGA GAAATACAATAAGAGCGAATTGGTTAAGTCTCTGAGCTTTCTTCACAGAAGACACCCTGATGTGGTGAAAGTGTTCcatattttggaattttcCAAGCATTTCACCGTGTGTCCAGTATTCTGCATTCtatataaagatgatggaCACATCAGCCAGTGTAACGCGTGCTCGCAGATTTTCAATGAACATTGTGCCAATTGTAAATTATGTACGAACGGATGGTACGCACAACACAAATCTAGCAGTCCTTCCAGTAGCGGTTTAACTGTTGACATTCCTGGTAGTTCAACATCAAATACTGAGTGTGACGTGTAA
- the LOC141905424 gene encoding uncharacterized protein LOC141905424 isoform X2 → MNLGEVKILYKKGLCLLLLITAVKMDDQCRHLDLNLPKQLYCNERGINYCIDCDLLKYLRNPYDPTLRFNDHCKTSYPVDPTVRPQNVRQCMSEDIRDLSKVPACSSLVSEIPIGGSIEYGWMSIGPLITLSRFNGWNISVGEGPNVPPWKVHEIEKQTVGRTHNFSGQSVLFRNWDGRTQALSCSDELLTWNETINGTDQPPPVIPISTVPTSGASDNGGSSRVVEITVGVIAGVALIVIIVVYCVRKKYLSSTPSDSPEEVPLSVSNGDKQVVNGSGPPSNHGESVLTANGTGPPPVDQRDIKITVDEDSTPTNDNYAQNNNAIETTSSAYNRNVNRGIFEDFGRYKPSIGNITCAVNACDLGHYILGELEKQAFVIKYDESMARPALIDERLFEFMKRDVTLWKIFFSVWLDLIGEDTPQNCISMIEKYNKSELVKSLSFLHRRHPDVVKVFHILEFSKHFTVCPVFCILYKDDGHISQCNACSQIFNEHCANCKLCTNGWYAQHKSSSPSSSGLTVDIPGSSTSNTECDV, encoded by the exons ATGAACCTTGGAgaagtgaaaatattgtacAAAAAAGGCCTTTGCCTATTGCTTTTGATAACTGCGGTGAAAATGGACGATCAGTGTCGACATCTTGATCTAAATTTACCCAAACA ATTGTACTGTAATGAACGAGGTATAAATTACTGCATCGACTGTGATTTGCTGAAGTATTTGAGAAACCCGTATGATCCAACGTTAAGATTTAATGATCATTGTAAGACCTCGTACCCTGTTGATCCCACTGTACGGCCGCAGAATGTACGTCAGTGTATGTCGGAGGATATACGAGATCTTTCAAAAGTTCCAG CCTGTTCGTCATTGGTATCAGAGATTCCAATAGGTGGCAGTATCGAGTACGGATGGATGTCTATCGGGCCGCTGATTACTCTGAGTAGATTCAACGGATGGAATATTAGTGTAGGCGAGGGCCCCAATGTTCCTCCGTGGAAGGtacatgaaattgaaaaacagACAGTCGGACGTACTCATAATTTCAGCGGCCAATCAGTTCTATTCAG AAATTGGGACGGCCGGACACAGGCGTTATCCTGCTCAGATGAACTGTTGACTTGGAATGAGACGATAAATGGTACCGATCAACCTCCACCTGTGATTCCTATTAGTACTGTACCTACCTCAG GTGCTTCGGATAATGGCGGCTCATCTCGTGTTGTAGAAATTACAGTAGGTGTGATTGCAGGAGTAGCATTGATAGTTATAATTGTTGTGTACTGTGTtaggaaaaaatatttatcttctACTCCATCGGATAGTCCCGAAGAAG TTCCCTTAAGTGTTAGTAATGGTGATAAACAAGTTG TTAATGGAAGCGGCCCACCATCGAATCATGGGGAATCAGTGTTGACAGCTAATGGCACCGGCCCACCACCTGTCGATCAGCGTGATATAAAGATTACAGTTGACGAAGATTCTACACCTACGAATGATAACT ACGCTCAAAATAATAACGCGATAGAAACGACGTCATCAG CTTATAATCGCAATGTCAATCGTGGTATATTTGAAGACTTTGGTAGATATAAACCTAGTATTG GTAATATCACATGTGCAGTGAATGCCTGTGACCTGGGGCACTATATACTCGGTGAGCTAGAAAAACAAGCATTTGTGATTAAGTATGATGAAAGTATGGCACGACCGGCACTTATCGATGAAAGGTTGTTTGAATTCATGAAGCGTGACGTGACTCTTTGGAAGATTTTCTTCAGTGTTTGGCTGGATTTGATTGGAGAAGATACTCCACAAAATTGCATTTCTATGATTGA GAAATACAATAAGAGCGAATTGGTTAAGTCTCTGAGCTTTCTTCACAGAAGACACCCTGATGTGGTGAAAGTGTTCcatattttggaattttcCAAGCATTTCACCGTGTGTCCAGTATTCTGCATTCtatataaagatgatggaCACATCAGCCAGTGTAACGCGTGCTCGCAGATTTTCAATGAACATTGTGCCAATTGTAAATTATGTACGAACGGATGGTACGCACAACACAAATCTAGCAGTCCTTCCAGTAGCGGTTTAACTGTTGACATTCCTGGTAGTTCAACATCAAATACTGAGTGTGACGTGTAA
- the LOC141905424 gene encoding uncharacterized protein LOC141905424 isoform X1: MNLGEVKILYKKGLCLLLLITAVKMDDQCRHLDLNLPKQLYCNERGINYCIDCDLLKYLRNPYDPTLRFNDHCKTSYPVDPTVRPQNVRQCMSEDIRDLSKVPACSSLVSEIPIGGSIEYGWMSIGPLITLSRFNGWNISVGEGPNVPPWKVHEIEKQTVGRTHNFSGQSVLFRNWDGRTQALSCSDELLTWNETINGTDQPPPVIPISTVPTSGASDNGGSSRVVEITVGVIAGVALIVIIVVYCVRKKYLSSTPSDSPEEVPLSVSNGDKQVVVNGSGPPSNHGESVLTANGTGPPPVDQRDIKITVDEDSTPTNDNYAQNNNAIETTSSAYNRNVNRGIFEDFGRYKPSIGNITCAVNACDLGHYILGELEKQAFVIKYDESMARPALIDERLFEFMKRDVTLWKIFFSVWLDLIGEDTPQNCISMIEKYNKSELVKSLSFLHRRHPDVVKVFHILEFSKHFTVCPVFCILYKDDGHISQCNACSQIFNEHCANCKLCTNGWYAQHKSSSPSSSGLTVDIPGSSTSNTECDV, from the exons ATGAACCTTGGAgaagtgaaaatattgtacAAAAAAGGCCTTTGCCTATTGCTTTTGATAACTGCGGTGAAAATGGACGATCAGTGTCGACATCTTGATCTAAATTTACCCAAACA ATTGTACTGTAATGAACGAGGTATAAATTACTGCATCGACTGTGATTTGCTGAAGTATTTGAGAAACCCGTATGATCCAACGTTAAGATTTAATGATCATTGTAAGACCTCGTACCCTGTTGATCCCACTGTACGGCCGCAGAATGTACGTCAGTGTATGTCGGAGGATATACGAGATCTTTCAAAAGTTCCAG CCTGTTCGTCATTGGTATCAGAGATTCCAATAGGTGGCAGTATCGAGTACGGATGGATGTCTATCGGGCCGCTGATTACTCTGAGTAGATTCAACGGATGGAATATTAGTGTAGGCGAGGGCCCCAATGTTCCTCCGTGGAAGGtacatgaaattgaaaaacagACAGTCGGACGTACTCATAATTTCAGCGGCCAATCAGTTCTATTCAG AAATTGGGACGGCCGGACACAGGCGTTATCCTGCTCAGATGAACTGTTGACTTGGAATGAGACGATAAATGGTACCGATCAACCTCCACCTGTGATTCCTATTAGTACTGTACCTACCTCAG GTGCTTCGGATAATGGCGGCTCATCTCGTGTTGTAGAAATTACAGTAGGTGTGATTGCAGGAGTAGCATTGATAGTTATAATTGTTGTGTACTGTGTtaggaaaaaatatttatcttctACTCCATCGGATAGTCCCGAAGAAG TTCCCTTAAGTGTTAGTAATGGTGATAAACAAGTTG TAGTTAATGGAAGCGGCCCACCATCGAATCATGGGGAATCAGTGTTGACAGCTAATGGCACCGGCCCACCACCTGTCGATCAGCGTGATATAAAGATTACAGTTGACGAAGATTCTACACCTACGAATGATAACT ACGCTCAAAATAATAACGCGATAGAAACGACGTCATCAG CTTATAATCGCAATGTCAATCGTGGTATATTTGAAGACTTTGGTAGATATAAACCTAGTATTG GTAATATCACATGTGCAGTGAATGCCTGTGACCTGGGGCACTATATACTCGGTGAGCTAGAAAAACAAGCATTTGTGATTAAGTATGATGAAAGTATGGCACGACCGGCACTTATCGATGAAAGGTTGTTTGAATTCATGAAGCGTGACGTGACTCTTTGGAAGATTTTCTTCAGTGTTTGGCTGGATTTGATTGGAGAAGATACTCCACAAAATTGCATTTCTATGATTGA GAAATACAATAAGAGCGAATTGGTTAAGTCTCTGAGCTTTCTTCACAGAAGACACCCTGATGTGGTGAAAGTGTTCcatattttggaattttcCAAGCATTTCACCGTGTGTCCAGTATTCTGCATTCtatataaagatgatggaCACATCAGCCAGTGTAACGCGTGCTCGCAGATTTTCAATGAACATTGTGCCAATTGTAAATTATGTACGAACGGATGGTACGCACAACACAAATCTAGCAGTCCTTCCAGTAGCGGTTTAACTGTTGACATTCCTGGTAGTTCAACATCAAATACTGAGTGTGACGTGTAA